The following proteins come from a genomic window of Sporosarcina sp. 6E9:
- a CDS encoding S1C family serine protease, which produces MKRMDEYNKPTESESIESKTPLNNTETHSPEIEKTDYDRPIKRETRPPRKGGGFIYGLLGVVVGALLVWFLLPNETTSNKVLNNTGEKNNIGMQEERLSIDINTDITDVVQSVTDAVVGVTNLQTVRDFWSSSETTQETGTGSGVIYKKQNGKAYIVTNHHVVEGAQEIDVTFDDGKKAQGRLVGSDMWTDLAVIEIDAADVKAVAEFGDSDALKRGETVIAIGNPLGLGFAGSVTQGVVSGKDRSIPVDFNEDGIVDWYSDVLQTDAAINPGNSGGALINMAGQLIGINSMKISQETVEGIGLAIPINLAIPIIEKLEQHGEVIRPTMGVTLIDLSSIPAQQQIVLKLPNDVTEGVVINEVVPNSPASKADIQRYDVIVEMDGEKIEDMVALRKHLYNVKEVGDKMTMKVYREGQLLEVEMTLENGNSF; this is translated from the coding sequence ATGAAGCGTATGGATGAATACAATAAACCGACTGAATCCGAATCGATTGAGTCGAAAACACCATTGAACAATACCGAAACACATTCACCTGAAATAGAAAAAACGGATTATGATCGGCCTATAAAGCGAGAAACTCGACCTCCCAGAAAAGGCGGCGGGTTTATCTATGGATTACTTGGCGTTGTTGTAGGTGCGCTACTTGTATGGTTTCTACTTCCCAATGAAACCACATCGAATAAAGTGCTAAATAATACGGGTGAAAAAAATAATATCGGCATGCAAGAAGAGCGATTATCGATTGATATTAACACAGACATTACAGATGTTGTTCAATCAGTTACTGACGCAGTCGTTGGTGTGACAAATTTACAAACGGTTCGTGACTTCTGGTCATCATCTGAAACGACGCAAGAAACTGGAACAGGATCAGGCGTAATTTATAAAAAACAGAATGGAAAAGCATACATTGTGACAAATCATCATGTTGTTGAAGGCGCGCAAGAAATCGATGTCACATTTGATGATGGTAAAAAAGCACAAGGACGTCTTGTTGGAAGCGATATGTGGACGGACCTAGCTGTTATTGAAATCGATGCCGCTGATGTAAAAGCGGTTGCGGAGTTTGGAGATTCTGATGCGCTAAAACGGGGTGAAACGGTCATCGCGATTGGAAATCCGTTGGGGTTAGGATTCGCAGGTTCTGTAACACAAGGTGTTGTATCTGGTAAGGACAGATCGATTCCAGTAGATTTCAATGAAGATGGGATTGTTGACTGGTATTCAGATGTATTGCAAACCGATGCGGCGATAAATCCAGGAAACTCTGGCGGTGCACTTATTAATATGGCGGGTCAGTTAATCGGCATAAATTCGATGAAAATATCTCAGGAAACAGTTGAAGGCATCGGCCTTGCCATTCCTATAAATTTAGCGATTCCCATAATAGAAAAGCTTGAACAGCACGGCGAAGTGATTCGTCCGACAATGGGTGTTACATTAATCGATCTTTCGAGTATTCCTGCGCAACAACAGATTGTATTAAAGTTACCGAATGATGTTACAGAAGGCGTTGTCATTAATGAAGTTGTTCCGAATTCTCCAGCATCCAAAGCCGATATTCAACGTTATGATGTCATTGTTGAAATGGATGGCGAAAAAATAGAGGATATGGTTGCCTTGCGGAAACATCTATATAATGTAAAAGAAGTTGGCGACAAGATGACGATGAAAGTATATCGTGAGGGACAATTGCTTGAAGTTGAAATGACGCTAGAAAATGGCAATTCGTTTTAA
- a CDS encoding MBL fold metallo-hydrolase, with translation MRFSVLASGSSGNAIYIENDEHRFLVDAGFSGKKLESLFANINRSMDDLDGIFVTHEHSDHIKGLGVIARKYGTPIYANEKTWKAMDGLIGKIPLDQRFQFDMETVQSFGSLDVESFAVSHDAADPMFYTFHQNDRKLAIITDTGYVSDRMKGIISGADTFVFESNHDVSMLQMGRYPWSVKRRILSDVGHVSNEDAAVAMSEVVFEKETKIYLSHLSKDNNMKDLARMSVTQTLETCGIITGEYVHLFDTDADAPTELVRV, from the coding sequence ATGCGTTTTAGTGTACTCGCAAGCGGAAGTAGCGGGAATGCAATATATATAGAGAATGATGAACATAGATTTTTAGTAGATGCCGGTTTTAGTGGAAAAAAACTAGAAAGCCTTTTTGCAAATATCAATCGTTCAATGGATGATTTGGATGGAATATTTGTTACGCATGAACATAGCGACCATATAAAAGGCCTTGGTGTGATTGCCAGAAAGTACGGAACACCGATCTATGCGAATGAAAAGACGTGGAAAGCGATGGATGGACTCATTGGGAAAATCCCGCTTGATCAACGTTTTCAATTCGATATGGAAACCGTTCAATCATTTGGAAGTTTAGATGTCGAGTCTTTTGCAGTGTCGCATGATGCAGCAGATCCTATGTTTTATACCTTTCATCAAAACGATCGAAAGCTGGCGATAATAACGGATACCGGTTATGTGAGCGATCGCATGAAAGGCATCATTAGCGGGGCTGATACATTTGTGTTCGAAAGTAATCACGATGTTAGCATGTTGCAAATGGGTCGTTATCCATGGTCCGTCAAAAGACGAATTTTAAGCGATGTTGGTCATGTATCAAACGAAGATGCGGCAGTGGCTATGAGTGAGGTTGTATTTGAGAAAGAAACAAAAATTTACCTATCTCATTTAAGTAAGGATAATAATATGAAGGACTTGGCGAGGATGAGTGTTACGCAAACGTTGGAAACTTGCGGCATCATTACGGGTGAATACGTTCATCTATTTGACACGGATGCAGACGCGCCAACTGAATTAGTTAGAGTATGA
- a CDS encoding two-component system regulatory protein YycI has protein sequence MDWNKTKTILIVVFSILNVFLYSLYLDRHNDAQSLKVMGETSIEESLKLDDISYGELPIFTDESYYVSADIAEFPEEKLKKFDDQSFTFEDEAHLISMLEVPYPLKNAKGEEQFSQFLATHVLNGKEYVLWNRDKEKKQAIFFQKVDDYPIFFNKNAMLTINWDEDENIISYEQSMFGEFINFNKKKDILLPIEAINALYSKDYLERGSTVIDISLGYSTHIQLTKTQVFAPTWHVRVKLKDDEIVDYFINATDGKVIEFTDELEEPEIDENVEDLEIENQGDF, from the coding sequence TTGGATTGGAATAAAACAAAAACGATTCTGATTGTCGTGTTTTCTATTTTAAATGTTTTTCTATACTCGCTTTATTTGGACCGTCATAATGATGCCCAGAGCCTGAAAGTAATGGGCGAAACATCGATTGAAGAGTCTTTGAAACTAGATGATATATCTTATGGCGAACTTCCAATCTTTACTGATGAATCTTATTATGTATCAGCGGATATAGCCGAATTTCCAGAAGAAAAACTTAAGAAGTTTGACGACCAAAGTTTTACGTTCGAAGACGAGGCTCATCTCATTTCGATGTTGGAAGTCCCTTATCCATTGAAAAATGCCAAAGGTGAAGAACAGTTTTCACAATTTCTTGCAACACATGTGTTGAACGGCAAAGAATATGTTCTGTGGAATCGTGATAAGGAAAAAAAACAGGCGATATTTTTTCAAAAGGTTGATGACTATCCAATCTTTTTCAACAAAAATGCGATGCTAACAATTAATTGGGATGAAGACGAGAATATTATCAGTTACGAGCAAAGTATGTTTGGAGAGTTTATTAATTTCAATAAGAAAAAAGACATTTTATTGCCGATTGAAGCCATAAACGCATTGTATTCGAAGGATTACTTGGAAAGAGGTTCAACTGTCATAGATATCTCGCTTGGGTATTCAACACATATTCAATTAACCAAAACTCAAGTGTTTGCACCGACATGGCATGTTCGTGTAAAATTAAAGGATGATGAAATTGTAGACTATTTTATCAATGCGACAGATGGTAAAGTGATTGAGTTTACAGATGAACTAGAGGAACCAGAAATAGATGAGAATGTTGAAGACTTGGAAATAGAAAATCAAGGAGATTTTTGA
- a CDS encoding YycH family regulatory protein — translation MKQVEIIKSVVLFLLVALSITLTFSIWTYTPNLKTLEQKPTVDISISKRATIDDVIKPYKSTFRFEDSLTGTTDSTEIEHILKAMKNWTISDVVSKDQNFDAGKLNLLLNKRNSFTLFYHTEIPLGVFEDLVNIDEMKGPDTSFDRVIIEWNSLNTRLDMHLVSSLHKWRYSAQVHVPDMQKFNQTILLRGKNFSPYTQVKTNEESLLMIPVNSLEIIRNTYYQDAISPSRFRDALFNDPNAVRRSQVGQNVEEFQDDNALMTINTDKKILDYVHPTTPKTSDVSIPSELFLDVFDYINEHGGWSNEYRLANLNPLSRTVKFQLHVHGLPVFSDSTSTMIEQVWGVDRVFRYKRPYYILDSNLPSETETVSLPSGVDVVKMLLESDDVTGSLVDEIIPGYYMKHDTNPNLFMLEPSWFYRIKGNWTRFSPENFGGEMIGLE, via the coding sequence ATGAAACAAGTAGAAATCATTAAGTCGGTTGTTCTTTTCTTGCTCGTTGCCTTGAGTATTACCTTAACTTTTTCCATCTGGACATATACGCCAAACTTAAAAACACTAGAACAAAAACCGACCGTCGATATCTCCATTTCCAAGAGAGCTACCATTGACGATGTTATTAAACCGTACAAGTCAACATTCCGTTTTGAAGACAGTTTAACTGGAACGACGGATTCGACTGAAATTGAACATATATTAAAGGCGATGAAGAATTGGACGATATCAGACGTCGTATCAAAAGACCAAAACTTTGACGCTGGAAAATTGAATTTGTTATTGAATAAAAGAAATAGCTTTACATTGTTTTATCACACTGAAATACCACTGGGGGTCTTTGAAGACCTTGTAAACATTGATGAGATGAAAGGACCTGATACGTCATTTGACCGAGTAATTATTGAATGGAATTCATTAAATACAAGATTGGATATGCATCTTGTAAGTAGTTTGCATAAATGGCGCTATAGTGCGCAAGTTCATGTTCCAGATATGCAGAAGTTTAACCAAACGATATTGCTAAGAGGTAAAAACTTCTCACCATATACCCAAGTAAAAACGAATGAGGAAAGTTTACTAATGATACCCGTAAACTCATTGGAGATTATTCGAAATACGTATTATCAAGACGCGATAAGTCCATCACGTTTCAGGGATGCGCTATTTAATGATCCAAATGCAGTGCGTCGCAGTCAAGTTGGACAAAATGTAGAAGAGTTTCAAGACGATAATGCGCTTATGACGATCAATACGGACAAGAAAATTCTTGATTATGTTCATCCAACAACACCGAAAACGAGTGATGTATCCATTCCTTCTGAATTATTTCTGGACGTGTTTGATTATATTAATGAACATGGCGGATGGTCGAATGAATATAGGTTAGCAAATTTGAATCCTTTGTCGCGTACGGTAAAGTTTCAACTGCATGTTCATGGATTACCAGTCTTTAGTGATTCTACTTCAACAATGATTGAACAAGTATGGGGAGTTGACCGGGTTTTTCGTTATAAACGCCCCTATTATATATTAGATTCCAATTTACCATCTGAAACTGAAACGGTCTCCCTGCCATCGGGTGTAGATGTTGTAAAAATGTTGCTGGAATCAGATGACGTTACGGGTAGTCTAGTCGATGAAATTATTCCAGGGTATTATATGAAACACGATACGAATCCGAACCTGTTTATGCTAGAGCCTTCATGGTTCTATCGAATTAAAGGCAATTGGACCCGCTTTTCACCGGAAAACTTTGGGGGTGAAATGATTGGATTGGAATAA
- the walK gene encoding cell wall metabolism sensor histidine kinase WalK — MQKVSFFRSIHVKLVLIYVLLILIAMQIIGLYFARELEETLKTNFTTSIADRMKLVEFSVREEMQKDRSEDDPKLEESLRTVLSGFPSDDIIEIRVINSRNRILASSALDNQVMVGQRSMDDSVRRSIASGAPSDNTYLDEHTRNRILVWVTPIKVEDEVIGTLYLKSNIEKVYKQMDEINQILAGGAFVSLTITVILGIFIAQTITRPVSDMRRQAQEMAKGNFLRKVRVYGNDEMGQLAVAFNHLTNRLQESQASTEGERKKLESVLENMTDGVISTDRKGRVVLINDAALQMLKVTADNVLNRPITSVLGLEADYTFEDLVQLKESLALDFSTIERSYVLRASFSVTQKETGFVNGLIVVLHDNTEQEKIDMERREFVSNVSHELRTPLTTMRSYLEALADGAWKDKEIAPSFLHVTQTETERMIRLVEDLLKLSRMDSQDYDLHKEWVEFNVFFNFIIDRFELSKSQNVSFRRILPDVELFVEIDTDKMTQVIDNIISNALKYSPEGGDVYFGVSILDKYIKVMISDDGMGIPHENVNRIFDRFFRADRARSRAMGGTGLGLAIAREMIAAHGGEIWAESQEGQGTTIFFTLPFELDEGGEWE, encoded by the coding sequence ATGCAAAAAGTTAGTTTTTTTCGGTCCATTCACGTAAAACTTGTGCTCATCTATGTCTTGCTCATATTAATTGCCATGCAAATTATTGGACTTTATTTTGCTAGAGAGCTTGAGGAAACATTGAAAACAAACTTTACAACTTCTATTGCAGACAGGATGAAACTTGTTGAATTTAGCGTGCGAGAAGAAATGCAAAAAGATCGATCTGAGGACGATCCGAAACTCGAAGAGAGTTTACGGACCGTCCTTTCAGGGTTCCCTTCAGATGATATTATTGAAATCCGTGTCATCAATTCGCGTAATCGAATTCTAGCGTCTTCAGCGTTGGATAATCAAGTGATGGTTGGGCAGCGTTCAATGGATGACTCAGTAAGACGGTCTATTGCATCTGGGGCACCGAGTGATAACACTTATCTTGATGAACATACGAGGAATCGAATTTTGGTCTGGGTAACCCCTATTAAAGTCGAGGATGAAGTAATTGGAACACTTTATCTAAAATCAAATATCGAAAAAGTATATAAACAAATGGACGAAATCAATCAAATTCTTGCAGGTGGGGCATTCGTTTCTTTAACAATTACAGTTATTTTAGGCATTTTTATTGCTCAGACAATAACGAGACCCGTTTCTGATATGCGAAGGCAAGCGCAGGAAATGGCAAAAGGTAACTTCCTTCGCAAAGTACGTGTATACGGAAATGATGAAATGGGACAACTTGCTGTCGCCTTTAACCATTTAACGAATCGCTTGCAGGAATCACAGGCTTCGACTGAAGGAGAACGAAAAAAGCTTGAATCGGTCCTTGAAAATATGACTGATGGCGTAATTTCTACAGATCGTAAAGGTCGTGTCGTGCTCATAAACGATGCAGCACTTCAAATGTTGAAAGTAACTGCAGATAATGTATTGAACAGGCCTATAACATCCGTACTTGGCCTTGAAGCCGACTATACCTTTGAGGATTTGGTACAGCTTAAAGAGTCTCTAGCGCTAGACTTCAGCACGATTGAAAGATCCTATGTTTTACGCGCAAGTTTTTCAGTAACGCAAAAGGAAACTGGGTTCGTCAATGGGCTCATCGTCGTTCTTCATGATAATACAGAGCAAGAAAAAATAGATATGGAACGTCGTGAATTTGTTTCCAATGTTTCGCATGAATTACGCACGCCTCTAACAACGATGCGTAGTTATTTGGAAGCTCTTGCGGACGGTGCTTGGAAAGATAAAGAAATTGCACCATCATTTTTACACGTTACACAAACTGAAACAGAGAGAATGATACGACTTGTCGAGGATTTGCTGAAATTATCGCGAATGGATAGTCAGGATTATGATTTGCATAAGGAATGGGTCGAGTTTAATGTGTTTTTCAACTTTATCATTGATCGATTTGAATTATCTAAATCGCAAAATGTAAGTTTTAGGCGGATTCTTCCTGATGTCGAGTTATTTGTCGAAATTGATACCGATAAAATGACACAAGTCATCGATAATATTATCTCAAATGCTTTAAAATATTCTCCAGAAGGTGGAGATGTCTACTTTGGTGTCTCCATTTTGGATAAATACATTAAAGTAATGATTTCAGATGATGGCATGGGAATTCCTCATGAAAACGTTAACCGAATTTTCGACAGGTTTTTCCGTGCCGATCGCGCACGCTCCAGAGCCATGGGGGGCACGGGTTTAGGACTTGCGATTGCCCGGGAAATGATAGCGGCGCACGGAGGGGAAATATGGGCGGAGAGCCAAGAAGGACAAGGAACGACAATATTCTTCACATTGCCGTTCGAACTTGATGAAGGCGGTGAGTGGGAATGA
- the yycF gene encoding response regulator YycF: MQDKTILVVDDEKPIADILEFNLKKEGFNVYCAYDGEEALKKVEEVSPDLMLLDIMLPKVDGMEVCREVRKKYDFPIIMLTAKDSEIDKVLGLELGADDYVTKPFGTRELIARVKANLRRHMKVESEENENETNNITVGNLIIQPDAYLVLKRGETIELTHREFELLHYLSKHVGQVMTREHLLQTVWGYDYFGDVRTVDVTIRRLREKIEDNPSHPGWIVTRRGVGYYLRDPEQE, translated from the coding sequence ATGCAAGATAAAACAATTCTCGTTGTTGATGATGAGAAACCGATTGCTGATATACTCGAATTTAATTTGAAAAAAGAAGGTTTTAATGTTTATTGTGCATATGACGGTGAGGAAGCCCTTAAGAAAGTTGAAGAGGTTTCGCCAGATTTAATGCTTCTTGATATAATGTTACCCAAGGTAGATGGTATGGAAGTCTGTCGTGAAGTTCGAAAAAAATATGATTTTCCAATCATTATGTTAACTGCCAAAGACTCTGAAATTGATAAAGTTCTCGGTCTCGAACTAGGGGCAGATGATTATGTTACAAAACCATTTGGCACCCGTGAACTTATTGCGCGCGTGAAGGCGAATTTACGCAGACATATGAAAGTTGAATCAGAAGAAAACGAAAATGAGACCAACAATATTACAGTTGGGAATTTGATTATTCAGCCCGATGCGTATTTAGTGTTAAAGCGCGGAGAAACGATTGAGTTGACCCATCGTGAATTTGAATTGCTACATTATCTATCCAAGCATGTCGGACAAGTAATGACCCGTGAACACCTTCTTCAAACTGTTTGGGGTTATGACTATTTTGGTGATGTGCGCACTGTAGATGTTACAATTCGCCGGCTTCGCGAAAAGATTGAAGATAATCCGAGCCATCCAGGTTGGATTGTAACTAGACGTGGCGTTGGTTATTACTTACGAGACCCAGAACAGGAGTAA
- a CDS encoding G5 domain-containing protein has translation MFSNRIKDNKISPSIFGKSLLKVVGKILIILLLLTGLSTEATFAKEDQSEIETIYHVYWDGEYIGGLSDKAKLDELKALKLDEAAKEFRGLSLRITTDLSIVPERVFKIEINDSVVIEKLQKLLSVEAEAVGIEVDGERQLNVKDKTAYDEVVRTLKLQSVTEQELIEFEESTTDIPPLKENETRVTKIDMNADLKAVESVVPPKEVLTVEEAVKLLNKGTLEEKEYTVQKGDVLGKIANKHGMATAKLLKINPGLSDKSVIKPGDKLNVTILEPLVEVEVYFESKKRETISFKKVSKNDKSLNKGDKKVIQKGSDGEKVVTEEIVKLNGKVIGKKEIDKKIVIEPKDEITVVGTKVMPSRGEGSFAWPAVGGYISSKMGTRWGRMHRGIDIARPSSRSILASDNGVVVSAG, from the coding sequence ATGTTTTCGAACAGAATAAAGGATAATAAGATTTCACCCTCTATTTTTGGAAAGTCATTGTTAAAAGTAGTCGGAAAAATTCTTATTATTTTGTTGCTGCTTACAGGATTAAGCACTGAAGCAACATTCGCAAAAGAAGATCAATCAGAAATAGAAACGATTTACCATGTGTATTGGGACGGGGAGTATATTGGTGGCCTCTCAGATAAGGCCAAGTTAGACGAATTGAAAGCTTTAAAACTAGATGAAGCAGCTAAAGAATTCAGAGGTTTATCGCTTAGGATAACAACGGATCTATCAATCGTTCCTGAACGGGTTTTCAAAATAGAGATTAACGATAGTGTAGTCATTGAAAAACTTCAAAAGCTATTATCCGTAGAAGCGGAAGCGGTCGGGATTGAAGTTGACGGAGAGCGGCAACTCAACGTCAAAGATAAAACCGCCTATGATGAAGTCGTTCGCACGTTAAAACTACAATCGGTTACCGAACAGGAACTGATTGAATTTGAAGAATCTACTACAGATATACCACCATTAAAAGAAAATGAAACAAGAGTTACTAAAATAGATATGAATGCAGACTTAAAAGCAGTCGAGTCAGTTGTGCCTCCGAAAGAAGTATTGACTGTAGAGGAAGCAGTTAAACTTTTAAACAAAGGAACGCTAGAAGAAAAGGAATATACTGTGCAAAAAGGCGATGTACTCGGTAAAATTGCTAATAAGCATGGTATGGCAACAGCTAAATTGCTTAAAATTAATCCAGGTTTGAGTGACAAGTCAGTCATAAAGCCAGGAGATAAATTAAACGTAACAATCTTAGAACCACTTGTGGAAGTTGAAGTGTACTTTGAGTCTAAAAAAAGAGAAACGATTTCTTTTAAAAAGGTTTCCAAAAATGACAAATCGCTCAATAAGGGCGATAAAAAGGTAATACAAAAAGGTTCTGATGGAGAAAAAGTTGTTACTGAAGAAATCGTTAAACTGAATGGAAAAGTGATTGGTAAAAAAGAAATTGATAAGAAAATAGTTATTGAACCGAAAGATGAAATAACTGTCGTTGGAACGAAGGTAATGCCGTCAAGAGGTGAAGGTTCGTTCGCATGGCCGGCTGTTGGCGGTTATATTTCTAGCAAAATGGGAACGCGTTGGGGTAGAATGCATCGCGGAATAGACATTGCCCGACCGTCATCCCGTTCAATTTTAGCGTCGGATAATGGCGTGGTTGTTTCTGCTGGTTAG
- the dnaB gene encoding replicative DNA helicase — protein sequence MNEMIDRIPPHNNEAEQSVIGAIFLEPQALLTASEVLMPEDFYRMAHQKIFSTMLNLSDQGQAIDVVTVTEELSAKKELEDVGGISYLTEIANSVPTAANIVHYANIVEEKALLRRLIRVATTIVEDGYTREDEVEALLSEAEKNMMEVSNRKNAGDFKHIKDVLVQTYDNIELLHTQQGDVTGIPTGFTDLDKITAGFQRNDLIIVAARPSVGKTAFALNIAQNVATKTTENVAIFSLEMGADQLVMRMLCAEGNIDAQVMRTGALQAEDWRKLTMAMGSLSNAGIFIDDSSGIKVNEIRSKCRRLQQEHGLGMVIIDYMQLISGSGKTGENRQQEVSEISRSLKGLARELEIPVIALSQLSRGVEQRQDKRPMMSDLRESGSIEQDADIVSFLYREDYYDKETENENMIEIIIAKQRNGPTGTVTLAFAKEYNKFVNVDWSQHSPAGF from the coding sequence ATGAATGAGATGATCGATCGAATCCCACCACATAACAACGAAGCGGAACAGTCGGTCATCGGGGCAATATTCCTGGAACCGCAGGCATTATTAACCGCATCTGAAGTGTTAATGCCAGAGGACTTTTACCGGATGGCGCATCAAAAAATATTTTCGACGATGCTGAATCTTAGCGACCAGGGCCAAGCAATCGATGTTGTCACAGTCACAGAAGAACTTTCCGCGAAAAAAGAACTAGAAGACGTCGGTGGAATTTCTTATTTAACGGAAATTGCAAACTCAGTTCCAACTGCAGCAAATATTGTCCATTACGCTAATATTGTAGAGGAAAAGGCACTACTGCGCAGACTCATACGCGTTGCTACGACAATTGTCGAAGACGGATATACGCGCGAGGATGAAGTAGAAGCACTTCTTTCCGAAGCTGAGAAAAATATGATGGAAGTCTCAAATCGTAAAAATGCAGGGGACTTCAAGCATATAAAAGACGTACTTGTACAGACGTATGACAATATCGAACTTCTGCATACGCAACAAGGCGATGTTACGGGAATTCCAACGGGTTTTACAGACTTAGATAAGATCACCGCTGGATTCCAGCGAAATGATTTAATTATTGTTGCAGCACGTCCGTCAGTTGGTAAGACAGCATTTGCATTAAACATTGCTCAAAATGTCGCAACAAAAACAACGGAAAACGTGGCAATCTTCAGTTTGGAGATGGGTGCTGACCAACTAGTTATGCGGATGCTCTGCGCAGAGGGTAATATTGATGCACAAGTAATGCGTACAGGTGCCCTTCAGGCAGAAGATTGGCGTAAACTGACGATGGCAATGGGTAGTCTTTCGAACGCCGGTATTTTCATAGATGATTCATCAGGTATTAAAGTTAACGAAATTCGTTCAAAGTGTCGCCGTCTTCAACAAGAACACGGTCTGGGAATGGTTATCATCGATTACATGCAACTAATCTCAGGAAGCGGAAAAACCGGCGAAAACCGGCAACAAGAAGTTTCCGAGATTTCGCGTTCATTAAAAGGATTAGCGAGAGAATTAGAAATACCAGTAATCGCACTATCGCAGCTTTCACGTGGAGTTGAGCAAAGACAAGACAAGCGTCCAATGATGTCAGACTTGAGAGAATCGGGAAGTATTGAGCAAGATGCGGACATTGTTTCGTTCTTATATCGTGAAGATTATTACGATAAAGAAACAGAAAATGAAAATATGATAGAAATTATTATAGCAAAGCAACGTAATGGTCCAACAGGAACGGTTACGCTGGCCTTTGCCAAAGAGTACAACAAGTTTGTGAACGTTGATTGGAGTCAACATTCACCAGCAGGTTTTTAA
- the rplI gene encoding 50S ribosomal protein L9, translating to MKVIFIKDVKGKGNKGEIKDVSVGYAQNFLLKNNLAIEATPANLSKLKGQQKREEKNAAEELAEAKVLKEQIEKVTVEMKAKSGEGGRLFGSITSKQIADELSKENGIKVDRRRMDLPDPIRSLGYTNIPIKIHQEVTATLKVHVTEES from the coding sequence ATGAAAGTAATTTTTATAAAAGATGTTAAAGGTAAAGGGAATAAAGGCGAAATAAAAGATGTTTCAGTCGGTTATGCTCAAAACTTCTTACTAAAAAATAACCTTGCAATTGAGGCAACGCCTGCAAATTTAAGCAAATTAAAAGGGCAACAAAAACGAGAAGAGAAAAATGCAGCTGAAGAATTAGCAGAAGCCAAAGTTTTGAAAGAGCAAATCGAGAAAGTGACTGTTGAAATGAAGGCTAAATCTGGTGAAGGCGGTCGTTTGTTTGGTTCAATCACGTCAAAACAAATTGCAGATGAACTAAGTAAAGAAAATGGCATTAAAGTCGATCGCCGCCGTATGGACCTACCTGATCCAATTCGCTCCCTTGGATATACAAATATTCCAATTAAAATTCATCAGGAAGTCACGGCAACATTAAAGGTCCATGTAACTGAGGAATCTTAA